CTTGACAGAGGAAGTTGTTTTTTGCCACAGACCCACTGCTCCCAGGATCCCCGATGGCGAGAAAGTGGACTTTGATGTAagaaggcaacacacacacacacacacacatattactttAAACACATGTGTGCACCCGGaacatctatacacacacaccagcacaaagcCACACCTTAAGAGGCAGGCACATACACTTACCAAATGCTTCACATTCCCTGGTTAACAGGACATCCAGAAGAAGCGTCAGAACAAGGATCTGATGGAGCTGCAGTCCTTGATCGACGCTCACTTCGAGCTGaggaagaaggaggaagaggagctcaTCGCCCTCAAGACCAGAATCGTGAGTGAGGCCGCCTAGGAGAGCCATGACAAACCAGACAGATTGGAATGTTAACGTCTCAGATTCTCTTTCAGTGTCCAGTTTGGGTTTGAGCTGATGTCTTGTTCAGAGCTTAGATGGCATGTTGGTCTGACACCATTTGGGCTTTTACCTTAGGATGCCTTGAACGTCTGGCAACCAGAGTGAAGCATACATTTGATGCAAACAacaaccatctctctctctctctcacacacacacacacacacgcacacacacacacacacacacacacacacacacacacacacacacacacacactcacacacacacacacacactcacttacaggAAAAGCGCAGAGCtgagagagcagagcagcagaggatCCAGgctgagaaggagaaggagcgcCAGGCTAGACGTGAGGTGTGTGTCTCTTGCCCATCCCTGTACCTCGTgcctcacacatacagacacacacacacacacacacatatacacacacacacacacacacacacacacacacacacaaactaatgtTCAGTCACCAGTCTActcgtctgtctgtttgtctgtccgtCAGTTTATCTTGCTGCCTGTCATCATGTCACCTGTCTCTTAtcgtccccccctctctctctgtctctctctctctcattcctctgtCTCCTGCCGATTCATCTGTCCATATTTGTCCACCTGTCTGTCCCACCTCTCTGCCTGCGACCTGGCTCTGACTCTGACTGCTGACTCCACCCACAGGAAGAGAAGCTGAGGAAGGCTGAGGCCGATGCCAAGAAGAAAGCCGATGAGGAGGACAAGAAGAAGTCTGCTCTGTCGAGCTTGGGCGGAGGCTACAGCAGCCACTTGCAGAAGGTGAGTCCATTTCCTTAACATCTCCAACAAATGGGACTTCATGTATTAGTTGGTATGGGGTTAATGGGGTTCATGTATGAGTGGGTATAGCAGACCaaatgtgtgtccgtgtgtgtgtgtgtgtgtgtgtgtgtgtgtgagagagagagtgtgagagagagagagagagagagagagagttggcatGGTCATGTTTTGCTTTTAGTAGCTGTACTTTTGACTGGATTACTTGATTTGCATTGATGTTAATCGTATATTGTGTATTCCCAACAAAGGCCGACCAGAAAAGAGGCAagaaacaaacagagagagagaagaagaagaagatccTGGCCGATAGACGCAAGCCTCTTAATATTGACCATCTCAACGAGGACAAGCTCAAGTGAGTCTTACTCTGGGCCGACATGTAAATAATCATCTGCCTGGACAGGTGTGGGCCTATAAGACAGAGGGGGCCAGGGTACATGCTGTTCCTGTAGCTGAGGCTCATGGGTCATGTGCTGTTCCTGTACTCTAGGGAGAAGGCCAAGGAGTTCCACGAATGGCTGAAAACTCTGGAGTCTGAGAAGTACGATCATATGGAGAAGCTGAAGAGGCAGAAATACGAGGTGAGAACATCCTCTGTGAcacacacgcctctgttcctcgAAGTGCACTGACAAATCCAGGgagattattattttgtttatcCTCCGTCACAATGCTGCAGCCAACCACTTTACTAGTATTGTTGACTCTAATGTGTTAATGAAGTTAATGATCTTATGATCAGTGATCTTAATGGTACTGAGATCACTGTATTACATTCGGTTGCAGACAGTTCATTTTCATAGCTCATAGTTTGCCACACTTTGTAAGATTAACCCAGCTTTGTTTCATTCCTCTCCAGGTCACAACACTCCGCAAGAGAGTGGAGGAGCTCAGCAAATTGTAAGTATCCCTGGTCAGACATTCCCACCATAGGGCATTAGCCCTGCTATGCATGGCCTGTTTGTGCCTGTGGCCTGAGCCAATGTGGATGGGATAGCCGAGCCAGAATACCAGACGTCAGAAAGCAAGAGGTGACTGAGGTACAAAACATCACATTTCACATTCCCATTGGCACTgtatattttcatttcattttttgcagatGTTTTTAGGCAGAATTATTGATGGCATTgataagtgttgacattttaatgaaaaagtataaaagtttaaAACTGGACTAACTGGACCACCAATGGAAAACAAATGTCTGTCTTATTATACAACAGCTTGGTCTGGTCAAACAATTAATTTCTGATTGGAGGCGGGGCATTCTATGAGTCATGATGAGTGGTAATATCTAGGGACATTCCCACTCGGACACTCCACATTTTGCATTGAATTGCCTGACGCAAATTTTCTCATTCAAAGCGAGCAAGCAGTAATTGTATAGCGTCACATTTCACAGTTATTGATTTAAGTTATTGATTGATTAAATTATTGAGTAAATGGAGTTGTATGAATTTTCAGATTAACATGTGGCATAAGGACAAGCGAACATGCAAATTCTTGTGTACATATAACCTCTCTCACTCAACTTGGCATCAGAGTGAAAACAGTTTGGCAACAGTAGACACCCAAGTGTATTAATTGGAACTATTTTTTTGCCCATGATCTTGGCATTGGTAAGGGATATACCCACAGCTGTGACTACCTGTGGCAGAACCGCAGCCATGGGTATATCCCTTACCAACCCCACTGTCACTCATATTGCTGAAGCAGATAACTCTAAAGCAGATCATTGACTATTATAGTGTTAATGTTGTAAATCACAAAGTTGCACACACGTGGGCGTCTGAATGAGCCATGGGCCTTCAGGGGCTTCCTTTTCTGAGAAGCCACAGTTGGTGATGGCAGTAAGCAGGTAAGATTTGCCTGCTGGTTGTTCAGTCTACAGTGTGTTGCTGGTGATGGCAGTAAGCAGGTAAGATTTGCCTGCTGGTTGTTCAGTCTACAGTGTGTTGCTGTGCCGCTTTCCCAGCTCATTTCTCTGTCCAGTAATGGTAAGTGTCATTAGAAATACAATTTGACTGCTATTTTACTTTTTAACCCCATTCCCACTCATTGAGAGCTCTGCAATACTTTTAACACCACTCCCCACTCTAGGATTACAACACCATTTCTATTAGAGGCCAACAATGATAATCACTGGCTGTGGTTCCACAGCATGTGTGTAACTGCAGTAGACTGTAGATGAATGTTTATGTGCACATATTTTGTGACATTCCACAGTAGGCAATGGAGACTATACAAATGACACTGAACATGTAAAGGTCATTGTGTTAGCTCAGTGAATTGCTGACCTGTGTGGTTTTTCTCTGTCCCTGTCGCATTGTAGCAGCAAAAAGGGAGCTGCCACTCGCCGCAGAAAGTAGACGGCAGCAGCCACACCAGGATCCTCCTCCAAATCTTCTACTACCACAGCTTAATGCACGGAAAAGAAATGTCATACCTTGCAATTTCCCCTTTTTCTTTTTGTGCTGTCCTGCAACATGTCACACACGTTGCGGTCAAAGAGAAACACATCCTCCAAGGCTACTTTCCCATAGGCAGTTCTGAAGCATTTTTCGTGTAAATAAAGTGTAACACTCCATCTTTGTCTGTAGATCTCTAATtattctaaataaataaaagtatttGATACTCTTCCATGTCCATGCTTTGCATATAAGTTGGGTCTATTCTCAAGAATGGAACTTTGTTATAGACAATGAGAATGAGTATGTAGGAGGTGGGAGGGTTTAGTTCACTCATCTTTCATGATTTTGGGGCCaccatgtcaagtcaagtcaagtcatatttatttatatagcacacatAAACGCAATGTTATTGACCCAAGGTgctcagaaataaaataaacagtaataaaaacaaaaaataaagacataaatgacaaaaaatacaaataaataaatgaaaatacaaaataataataataataataataataataataataaacatattatgattgtagataaaaataaacatatggttactgaaactactactactataggcctacagaaagatgtacagtaaaGTTAGATGCCAGTTAATATAATGcagaaaagaaatagaaataagataaaataaaataaaaataaataaccaAACAAGGGGAGAAATGAATGGACATTATAGGCCAAAGAAAATAGATGGGTCTTTAAATTTGATTTAAAACTACTGATGGTGGGAGAGGACTTAATTTCTATAGGGAGATTGTTCCAGAGTCTAGGGGCAGCAACAGAAAAAGCTCTATCACCTTTAGTTTTAAGGGTTGCCTTCGGGACTGATGTCCATGGCTATTATGAAATGTGACCTTTTAATGTACatttctgtgtggtgtgtgtgtgtgtgtgtgtgtgtgtgtgtgtgtgagagagagagagagagagagagagagagaaggagaaagagagaacaactTTGTTGTGTAGTATTCCTATGATTACACATGATGGCGCCATACTGTCGTCATTAGGGAGTTTGGAGTAAACGAGCGGAGCCCCATACACTTCAAGAAAGTGGAAGCCCGTTGCCTACAAAAACCTGTGATGTTCGACATGTTCATGGTAAACTTGATCGACTTAGTTGTACGGGATGAATGTTCATCAAAATGATATGGCGTCATGTAGGCCCTAGTCGAAATCAGAGTCCAATGTCAACGAGATTCTTCACACTATACGTTATAACGCAAACTTCTTTTTTGACTTTTCTCTCTcgaattgtttttgttgtccaTAAACTACAAAATTTAAATATGAGCCTATCTATGATCATTGAGGAAATAGCAGAAAATCCACACTTGCATGTAATCCGTGCCGTGAGTTCATAACCTACCTTAAAATGTTCATGAGCGAAGGACGTCTGTGTAGTTCATTAAATAAAAGAAATAGCCTATTTGATTCGCAATAATATATGAGGTATCCAATGTAGTAAATTGCAGAAACATTAAAGCAATTCAGAATGTTGAACTGATCTTCTACATATCTGCAATATGACACTTCAACTCTAGAACGAACCTGCTAACCTCTTGGAGCTATTTTACTAGGGCTAttaaatagtaggctacagaTAGATCCAAGCTTGGCAAAGCGGTAAAACTGCATATAAAATATGATTAATTATAGCAATACTGAATTTAGCTGTCATAATTGATCATGTtatcatatttcatgaaatgtgTCAAGATAAATTGGTGGCAATGGtcaacaaatacatttaaaaagtaaGGCTAAGGCAAAATTAGAATTTATGTTTATTATAATACATGTCTATTGTTAGCAGATGACTGTCTTTTCTTAATAAAAATTATTAGGCCTATATATTTTTAGGCGGGGTGGATGTGGTCATTAGAATACTGTGTTCACTCTGGACACTCTTAAGTCAATTCACTTTCTCTATCTTTATCGTTgtcattcatgcatttacacCAGAATAAGGTTTATAAAAAGCTTTCTTTAAATTCATATGGATCAGTGGAATATCGATGTAGGCTAATACGCACTACATCGATTAGGCCACTATAATATGAAATTGGTAATTATTCTTGCATGAAGCAGGATGAATAAATGAGCTAAAATCAAACAGTTTCACAACACATTAATGCTACTTTATAAATAAATTTATTTTAATAATTCAGTCGACAACATTTTAAGATGTATAAATATAAAGTATAACAATCTGACACAAATAACTAAGCGTCCCAAACAGGCAACAATTAAATATgctagttttgtttgtttgatgctTTTTAACAATTCTTATTtacatgtacacatatacaAAACTGGTCCTCTAAATTTATTATAGCCTATATTCAAAATGGCTATTTTCTCATGAAAAGTCAggaaagaaaatatatattcatataaaCTGGTGAAGGAAAATATGTACAAAAACAGTCTTATATTAATGGTCACATTGAAATTCTTTGAAATGCCTATTTAAGAAACTGCAATTCCCTCCAGTCGCTTGAACACCATCACCGTTTCTTACAGACGAAAAGAGAATGCATTCGTTTGCATTCGTTTTCTTCACTCTGCATACACAGCTTTAGAGCTAAACACTACAGTCCGTTTGTTCTCCTCGTGGTCgcgatcatttcagaaatgtgCAGTTCATTCCACTGCCTTTGTCGTCGCTACTGTGGCGAAGTTCTTCATCAAATCTTCAAAGATTTTGGTAGATGGGGTCCTGGGGTGGCTGGCCGCAGTTAGTGGGGGATGGCACGGACGCTCCTATCTCGCTGAGGATAGAGCCTTCCTGGGAAGAGCAGGGACTTCCCTCGGATCCTTCCTGAACCGACAGCATGGGACATGCGGGTGTCTCTGTCGAGATTCTCTCCACAATGCTGGACAAGCAGTCAAGACTGGACACTACGGAATTCTTACTGTTTCGGTTATCTGGTGGGAGAAAATGGGAGAGAAAAACGAGCTATAATTGACTGTTGTTGAAGTAAAGTAGAATTATGAATGCGTAAAAATGTGCAGTTAATTCTGGATACGCGAAAGGATGCTCCAACACTTACCATTTTGTGTTTCTGCAAAGTAAGAGCTGTCATAGTTTCTCCTCCGGGACGTGCATGTGGGACCACTGAAATCCATCTGTAGATTAAAAAAAAGTAGAAAATTGTCAAATTGATCAGTGATCAGGCATGGATTATTTTCAACATGTCGATACCGTGTCAATTAAGTCATTCAATCGGTGTCatgaatgtaggctacttcaaataACTGCTATTATAATGTATATTTTGAAAAACGTAAAATCCCTCAACTGGCATGTTTGTATGGTGCTTGTTCATTTATTTACCATTCCATCGGAGCAGTTGGATCTGGGACTGGATGCGTCCGAGTCGCCGTTGTAGTGCTCCAGAACGGGATAGTAATTTTCATCCTGACCCCTTAGAAGAGCCTGGAGGGATTCGATGTAGCTGATGGCATTTCTGAGAATCTCCACTTTCGGAAGCCTTTGGTTAGGGTTGGTAGAAGTGCACCTCTTCAGTGTCTCGAACGCGTCATTTACTTTGCTGAGGCGTCTCCTCTCACGCATGGTGGCCGCCTTTCTGCGATCGGCGTTGGTGGTTTTCCTTTTGCAGGCTTTGCAAGCCCAGAGCAAGCACCTGCCCGCCTGGTGATGTCCGCTTGGCGCCCGTACGTGCTCGTCCTCGATGTGATGGTCGTCTCCCTTAAGCAAGCCCACATGAACCAGCCTTGGGTCCAGGTCCTCGAAAAAATGCATGtcattggtattgaaacacggGTCATCATAAAAGTCATCTGCAGACGCTATGGGGAAGGATATATCCGACAACTCCATCTCTGTGCCAAAGTTAGAATGATTCTGTTACGCACGAGTTTGATTTGTTAGCTATCACAACACAAGGTACGTTTGGCCCAATTGTTCAGTTGACAAATCTATAAACTGTTTGAGCGTTTGAGAAGAATTGTTCCACTCTGGCCGATCGTACCCTTGTGGTACCTGTTGCTGATGAGAGCGCTCGAGTGTTTTTTATGCTACTTGCTAAAGTTTGTGGGCGTGGTCCCTCGCCAGGCTGTCCAATGGAAATGTGCGCCGTAGTGTGGGCGTGGGGTAGAAAATAATGCGGTAATATTTACCCCAAGACCTAACTTATAGTCATTTAACAGTCTATAATCATCACCATAACTCAAATATCCTACCCTAATAACTGTATCAATATAGGGACAATAACCAATGTTCAGCTTATGAACACTGATTAGGCTACACTGAGTTTGCGCAACCTGAACATGGCGATCCGTGCAAACAATTAGGTTTTTACAAAGTGCCATGGAACTTTACATCACCGATGTTAGTAGCaagatctaaaaaaaaaagaaaaacttctgtttaaaaataaaaacgaAATTTCCTTCTTATCTTTCTGTAGAAGTTTGAAAAAGTCGGCCAGTAGTTAACAAAATAAATTGTACAACCATGTTTAAACCACGAGTGGGCTGATTCAATTAAGCAGCCTAACCGAAATATCTTCCGGGTAGGCTACTTATCTAGAGCAAAGAATGGCATGAGCCCATCAAAGGCATACATTAAGAGATAGCATGACGTCATTAGATATTACAGGTATACTTTTATGTTAAGAGGTCTTGTCATCagcctacctttgctgtaaaatatGTTAATATGTGAAACAATAATTCAACTCACATGAGACGATACTAATGTCAAATATTAGGCTTTAATTAAGGATTGAATATGCAATTGTCTTATATCACATGTTGATTTTGAACTGGGTTGGGTGGTAGGCCTAGGCCATATGTAATTATGCAATTAACGATGAGGCCTAAATATCCTGAAACCAATGATGCCACTTAATAAAATGcctcatataggcctagcctacatatCACATTATACTACTGCCTTCAGTGTTCCCATAGAATCAGTATTGTAACGTTCGTGTAACAATATTGTAACCTTTTTCTTTGACAAAAAATATCTCCACTGTGGTAGTGTCtgtttctgcatttatccaCAATGGTGTTTTCCTTTGATTTTGGATTACATTTCTTCGCAGGCTGTATGTGACAGCCATGACCATCATAATGGATGATTCTCATCCAGCGTTGCAGATTATCAGCCTTCGACAATAGATGGCAGCAGTGAGTTTCTTGCAATTGTGTACTGCCCATCCTGAGATGGCAAATTCATCAAGTGGCCTATAAGCCTGCTCCATCGTTTGAAGCTTGTTTGACCTCAGTGACCCCTGATATTATAAGCATCACAATTAACCTCTTATTCTTTCACTATAGTCCTGCCACTGCATGCAACCTCATATCATATTAATAAACTAGATAAAAAATATACTTCTGAATTCAAGACTTTATTTCAAAATGCTTGTAACAGTCTTTTTCAAAGTTCAAGTTCAAAATAGAGACAATACTGTGAAGGctcaaaaaataaacacaataaaATGACAAGGCAAAAACCTTTGCCACACCTTTTTGACATGCTCCCAAAATATAGTGCATAATGTCTACTTCTGTGACAGTCCAGTATTTCTTACAGATGCATAATGTGTCAATGTGACTACAGACGTAAATACTGTGGTCTGACAATTTATGTCATGTCAAACAAATGTGATGGCTGGTCTACAAATGTGTATGAATATATATTCTTTTAATCAAAAATAATTTCAAAAGGAAAATATCTTTGGAACAACAAAGTTCAGGAGAATCTATTCACAAAGGCCATAGGAACAGTGTATTCACTAGTCGTCTATTATTACAATTTAAATGTGACTGTGCTGAAAACATTCAATACAGCCTACTACTATAATTCAAAACGGGCCTGCCTTTCCCATGCCAATACTGACAGGTCAGCCTATAGAAAAGTTCCCTACAAGTCACAAAACACTCTCTACAAAACACTTTAAATCAAGCGGACATGTTACAGGTTAAACTTCCCTTGGCTGAACAGAACCACTAGAGAAAGAGGCACAGACGGGACAGATTCAGATGCGGCCTAAACCAGCCTGGTTTTTATGCACCCATCAGAGAGGAGCAGGAAGTGAGGAAGCTCAAGCACTGGAGGTCAGTTCTTCCTGGAGCTGGTCGATCAGGTATTCTCCGTAGCCACTCGCTCCATCAGCCGTGCAGCCCATTCTCCGGGCGTTGGTCAAGAGGTCGCCGAGCAGCTTGACCTTCGGGACGAGCGGAGTTAGGAAGCGGCTCTTGACCACGCTGGCAGAGTGAGGGTCGCTGTGTTCGCGGGCGAGTTGGGAGAGCTCCATCATGACGGCCATCTCCTCCTTCCACTGCGCCAGTGTCAACTCCAGGGCAGGGAGCAGACCGCACACCGCCTCACTACCGGGTCTCTGCCaaacgcacgcgcgcacacacacacacacacacacacacacacacacacacaatgggcaaAAATCCACAAAAGTTATCCTATGCTGACTAGGTCCAAAAGAGAACAGAGACTTGGGAAAAAATTGTCTACAAATGCCATTGGATAAAATTTGAAGTTAAACTTTTAAAGGTTTGAAGTCTTTTTttctggttttttttttttgttctgctTTTAGTtcaataaaacaataaacaacaacTGTGCAAAGGAATGTTTTTGGTCGGAAAGTCCATGTTTCATGCAACACCTGTTTgaccttttttttgtcaaagatCAAATTACTTTTATAAATTGGAAACAAATACAACCTATACattattaataattaaaaacataaatataaaagTAAGTAAAAACTCAATGTATGGCTTAAACATGGTTGCACAATGGAAAAATAGGAACATTTATAACCACACAATGTTTTGGCAGATCAATGGATAACAAGGTGTTCCAAATTGCTGCTGATGGACCCCAAGTTGTCCCAGTCCGGATTGATTATACATGACTCATAAAACCCAGCGCAAGAGAGGAACTGAGcctcacacacatcaccagTGGCCGTGCCACGGCTTACATCTGGAACTACAATTAATGCAGTGTCCTTCCGCCATTCTGCCACCACATTAATCTCGCCAATTTTCCGGAACTCAGAGGAAACGTATACCCCGACAGGCATTAGGACAGAGATCCCCCTCAACCCCCAGGGGGGGTttccaaccccccacccccaccccacctccatccCCTCGACTACACTCTTCCCCTATACTCAAGTTCCCcatctttttccttctttcctaCATTTAccttttactttatttattattactttattttttaatggctttctttcttttaattttCAGGAGGAAAAATCAGGAAGGATATGACCGTAGGTCCAATAGTTcattaattatttttaaaaagagaaagacaagacTGCAGTTATGCAGTCTGTGACATTAATGCGTGTATTTTCACACTTTTCCCAATTGATTTACTCAGATTTTCAATagcatgttttaagtgtatgTGTTGTATCATGAAGTAGTTTCTTTTGAGAATTCTGAGGTCGTCAGTGGTCAAGGTTTGGATTTGATGTGTTTATCTCCACATGTTTATCTAATACATCTTCATATCTCTGGGCAGGTTTGTGTAGTAGTACCATGCCTGTGAGTATGTGATGGCTCAGCCATTGTTAGAAGGCCAGGCTTTACCTTGATGTCTTTATTGCAGTACTGTCCTCCACGCTCATTCAGATACTGGAGCATGGCTTCTGCCTGTTCCTGCTCCCTCTCCGACTGCAGTTGGAAGAAACTTGCAACTCTAGGAAGGGCCAAGTTATCCTGTTCAAATATCTTTCCCTGGAACAGAGATTGAGGTCACGGTTATGGCTTTAATCCACTTAACTGGGCATTTGCATTGTGCCAATCACCAATGAACACACAAATGTGCTCTCTAAAACTGTGCAACTGTCCAGTCATTGATACAAATATAGAATGTTTCTGTCCACTGTTTCATCAAGGTGATGAGGAAATATCTTCTGAATTTTTAAGATGAGGAAACTTGTCTGACTGCTTTTGCTTtggagtagcctaggctacaatacTGAATAAACCGTGTAGACCTACTGAATAATTAAAAAATGCAGTTGCAGATAATTTTATCAGTTTGCCATTTCCATGTCTGATTTCTGACTAATGTAGGTCTTACCTTTGCTTATTAACACAGTCAGTGACGTCACATACCAACACATTCGATCCTAAGTATGAACTGGTGTAGGCTATGattgatacaaggatacaaggaagtttatacATAAAAATCTCTATATTGTAGGCTATTAATTCCCCCCCGTGAATCTTTATTTTATACATGCTATGCATACCCATAATTCGTTATCGTAACAATGTAATCCTAATACAT
This DNA window, taken from Alosa sapidissima isolate fAloSap1 chromosome 11, fAloSap1.pri, whole genome shotgun sequence, encodes the following:
- the LOC121723470 gene encoding troponin T, fast skeletal muscle isoforms-like isoform X2; its protein translation is MADEEVDQVEVVEVEVAPEAAPEAEAEAAAEPEPAPEPEAAPEPEPEPEPEAAPEPEPEPEPEPEPEPVAEPEAEPEAEAEEEKPKFKPTAPRIPDGEKVDFDDIQKKRQNKDLMELQSLIDAHFELRKKEEEELIALKTRIEKRRAERAEQQRIQAEKEKERQARREEEKLRKAEADAKKKADEEDKKKSALSSLGGGYSSHLQKADQKRGKKQTEREKKKKILADRRKPLNIDHLNEDKLKEKAKEFHEWLKTLESEKYDHMEKLKRQKYEVTTLRKRVEELSKFSKKGAATRRRK
- the LOC121723470 gene encoding troponin T, fast skeletal muscle isoforms-like isoform X1, producing the protein MADEEVDQVEEGEVVEVEVAPEAAPEAEAEAAAEPEPAPEPEAAPEPEPEPEPEAAPEPEPEPEPEPEPEPVAEPEAEPEAEAEEEKPKFKPTAPRIPDGEKVDFDDIQKKRQNKDLMELQSLIDAHFELRKKEEEELIALKTRIEKRRAERAEQQRIQAEKEKERQARREEEKLRKAEADAKKKADEEDKKKSALSSLGGGYSSHLQKADQKRGKKQTEREKKKKILADRRKPLNIDHLNEDKLKEKAKEFHEWLKTLESEKYDHMEKLKRQKYEVTTLRKRVEELSKFSKKGAATRRRK
- the LOC121723470 gene encoding troponin T, fast skeletal muscle isoforms-like isoform X4, with protein sequence MADEEVDQVEEEKPKFKPTAPRIPDGEKVDFDDIQKKRQNKDLMELQSLIDAHFELRKKEEEELIALKTRIEKRRAERAEQQRIQAEKEKERQARREEEKLRKAEADAKKKADEEDKKKSALSSLGGGYSSHLQKADQKRGKKQTEREKKKKILADRRKPLNIDHLNEDKLKEKAKEFHEWLKTLESEKYDHMEKLKRQKYEVTTLRKRVEELSKFSKKGAATRRRK
- the LOC121723470 gene encoding troponin T, fast skeletal muscle isoforms-like isoform X3, whose amino-acid sequence is MADEEVDQVEEGEEEKPKFKPTAPRIPDGEKVDFDDIQKKRQNKDLMELQSLIDAHFELRKKEEEELIALKTRIEKRRAERAEQQRIQAEKEKERQARREEEKLRKAEADAKKKADEEDKKKSALSSLGGGYSSHLQKADQKRGKKQTEREKKKKILADRRKPLNIDHLNEDKLKEKAKEFHEWLKTLESEKYDHMEKLKRQKYEVTTLRKRVEELSKFSKKGAATRRRK
- the myod1 gene encoding myoblast determination protein 1 homolog, producing MELSDISFPIASADDFYDDPCFNTNDMHFFEDLDPRLVHVGLLKGDDHHIEDEHVRAPSGHHQAGRCLLWACKACKRKTTNADRRKAATMRERRRLSKVNDAFETLKRCTSTNPNQRLPKVEILRNAISYIESLQALLRGQDENYYPVLEHYNGDSDASSPRSNCSDGMMDFSGPTCTSRRRNYDSSYFAETQNDNRNSKNSVVSSLDCLSSIVERISTETPACPMLSVQEGSEGSPCSSQEGSILSEIGASVPSPTNCGQPPQDPIYQNL
- the zgc:172145 gene encoding ferritin, heavy subunit, which codes for MSEPSGKRLKTNLPICKTHRVFVGSKVKQNLPAVVEESLCGVSTLILEIAYRLQALGKIFEQDNLALPRVASFFQLQSEREQEQAEAMLQYLNERGGQYCNKDIKRPGSEAVCGLLPALELTLAQWKEEMAVMMELSQLAREHSDPHSASVVKSRFLTPLVPKVKLLGDLLTNARRMGCTADGASGYGEYLIDQLQEELTSSA